In a single window of the Rhodamnia argentea isolate NSW1041297 chromosome 2, ASM2092103v1, whole genome shotgun sequence genome:
- the LOC115754778 gene encoding uncharacterized protein LOC115754778 — translation MASKLILIAVFILDVIAFGLAVAAEQRRSTAKIVQDSEVEHNYCVYDSDISTGYGVGAFLFLMVSQVIIMAASRCFCCGKPLSPGGSRAWAVILFIACWVFFFIAEVCLLAGSVKNAYHTKYRTIFSENPPSCETVRKGVFGAGAAFIFFTAIVSEFFYTCYSRARESFQPYDRETGVGLGAYK, via the exons ATGGCTTCGAAGCTGATCTTGATCGCAGTCTTCATCTTAGATGTCATTGCCTTTGGGCTTGCTGTGGCAGCTGAGCAGAGAAGAAGCACT GCCAAGATTGTCCAGGACAGTGAAGTCGAGCACAACTACTGTGTGTATGACTCGGACATATCCACCGGCTACGGCGTCGGAGCATTTTTGTTCCTAATGGTTAGCCAAGTCATCATAATGGCAGCGAGCCGCTGCTTCTGCTGCGGGAAGCCCTTGAGTCCCGGAGGCTCGCGCGCTTGGGCAGTCATTCTTTTCATCGCCTGCTG GGTGTTCTTCTTCATCGCGGAGGTGTGCTTGTTGGCGGGATCGGTGAAGAACGCATACCACACCAAGTACAGGACCATCTTCAGCGAGAACCCTCCCTCATGCGAAACCGTGAGGAAAGGGGTGTTCGGCGCCGGGGctgccttcatcttcttcacggcCATCGTTTCAGAGTTCTTCTACACTTGCTACTCCAGGGCCAGGGAAAGCTTCCAACCTTACGACAGAGAAACAGGTGTAGGGTTGGGCGCCTACAAGTGA
- the LOC115754779 gene encoding uncharacterized protein LOC115754779 has product MQVLLEKPSQRPRLPQRSVSFAGDTRGSRRCSPPAACPQRRPACTCSRNPGSVQCGRHGYVVPDEKAVKRNQASKEVLRRALAPPARRFSLRRWSFRPTPSRLSTMSTA; this is encoded by the coding sequence ATGCAAGTTCTGCTCGAGAAGCCGTCGCAGAGGCCGCGTCTCCCGCAGAGATCCGTCTCGTTCGCCGGAGATACTCGGGGAAGCCGTAGGTGCTCCCCACCGGCTGCGTGCCCGCAGCGTCGGCCCGCCTGCACGTGCTCGAGGAATCCTGGGTCTGTCCAGTGCGGCCGCCACGGGTACGTCGTGCCCGACGAGAAGGCGGTGAAGAGGAACCAGGCGAGCAAAGAGGTTCTGAGGAGGGCCTTGGCGCCGCCGGCTCGCCGGTTCAGCCTCCGGAGGTGGAGTTTCAGGCCGACGCCTAGCAGGCTCTCCACTATGTCGACGGCTTAA